From Acidothermus cellulolyticus 11B, a single genomic window includes:
- a CDS encoding polyamine ABC transporter substrate-binding protein — protein sequence MTEQRTDPWVSIGGRSVARRDFLRLLGIGSGAALLSACGVKGAAKPAASGSALATEIQDYWKGKKKTGLVNWAQWPLYIDVNSQNKNDHPSVDAFTKATGIKVNYYEVIQDDPSFLAKILPVLQAGQYTGYDVATITNGTSLDRLMQLGYLIPLDHSYLQNFAKYVDPKYRKTSYDPGNVYTVPWQSGFTGIAYDTTKVPKPITSFFDLWDERLKGKVGMFADNEDLPNAVLVAMFGDPQKTGPNEWRQAAAKLKEQRDKGIVRQYYEQDYIKALSNGDIWASQAWSGDVFQALASGASNLKFVIPKEGGVIWTDNLVLLKYAQHPVDALMLMDWYYQPKIAAMVAEYVNYITPVPAARDVILADAKQATGDDQKSLLDVANSPLVFPTEQDYQKVYNYRTLTEDELTVWNSIFEPIYQG from the coding sequence ATGACCGAACAGCGGACAGATCCGTGGGTTTCCATCGGCGGTCGCAGCGTCGCTCGACGGGATTTCCTCAGGCTGCTCGGCATCGGATCAGGCGCGGCACTGCTCAGCGCCTGCGGCGTCAAGGGCGCGGCGAAGCCGGCGGCCAGCGGCAGTGCGCTCGCGACGGAGATTCAAGATTATTGGAAGGGGAAGAAGAAAACCGGTCTGGTCAACTGGGCGCAGTGGCCGCTGTACATCGACGTCAATTCCCAGAACAAGAACGACCACCCGTCGGTCGACGCCTTCACCAAGGCGACCGGGATAAAAGTCAATTACTACGAGGTGATCCAGGACGATCCCTCATTCCTCGCGAAAATCCTTCCGGTGCTGCAGGCGGGCCAGTACACCGGGTACGATGTCGCGACCATCACCAACGGCACGTCGCTCGACCGGCTCATGCAGCTCGGTTACTTGATTCCACTTGACCACTCCTACCTGCAGAACTTCGCGAAGTACGTCGATCCGAAGTACCGGAAGACCTCGTACGATCCGGGAAACGTCTATACCGTGCCGTGGCAGTCAGGGTTCACCGGCATCGCCTACGACACCACCAAGGTGCCGAAGCCGATCACCAGTTTCTTCGACCTCTGGGACGAGCGGCTCAAGGGCAAGGTGGGCATGTTCGCGGACAACGAGGATCTGCCGAACGCGGTCCTCGTGGCGATGTTCGGTGACCCGCAGAAAACCGGTCCCAATGAGTGGCGTCAAGCCGCGGCCAAACTCAAGGAGCAGCGTGACAAGGGAATCGTCCGCCAGTACTACGAGCAGGATTACATCAAGGCGTTGAGCAACGGTGACATCTGGGCGAGCCAGGCCTGGTCCGGTGATGTGTTTCAGGCGCTTGCCTCCGGCGCCAGCAACCTGAAATTCGTGATACCCAAGGAGGGCGGCGTCATCTGGACCGACAACCTGGTGCTCCTCAAGTACGCCCAGCATCCGGTTGACGCGCTCATGCTCATGGATTGGTACTACCAGCCGAAAATCGCCGCCATGGTGGCCGAGTACGTCAACTACATCACGCCCGTGCCTGCGGCCCGTGACGTCATCCTCGCTGATGCCAAGCAGGCCACCGGCGACGACCAGAAGTCCCTGCTTGACGTGGCGAACAGCCCGCTGGTCTTCCCAACGGAGCAGGACTACCAGAAGGTGTACAACTACCGGACCCTGACCGAAGACGAACTCACCGTCTGGAACAGCATTTTCGAGCCCATCTACCAGGGGTAG